The Daucus carota subsp. sativus chromosome 9, DH1 v3.0, whole genome shotgun sequence genome window below encodes:
- the LOC108200434 gene encoding J protein JJJ2, translating to MECNRDEAARSKAIAERKLIEKDFAGAKKFAMKAHNLYPCMDGISQLLATIDVYVFSEKKLNGEADWYGVLGVNPRDSEDVVRKKYRKLVLTLHPDKNKAQGADGAFILVSEAWDVLSDKTKRSAYDKKIFQPQCGGSWIPPAPNSFYNSKNGSNIPKDSSNAPVDKQKPVPTESPFGKEKPTAHPPHKCTSTRKQKPSTVPPPGKKASYTKEKQPTVPPLRKHASSSEEKPATVPPPHKAEPGVAYPSSNIPKPDSVSSHKGIPPSVSSPHKHKPSTIPNSSCKNPAVTLSSHRERRQTVLPTHKYNSSTKTVHVSSYKKERSTMHAHEEKPRGDPVTSPKRKRVPGTPDQSKEPKQTAGFLSRCNGCKMQFEYPRINMKQTMICPNCGKLVYHVKKGC from the coding sequence ATGGAGTGTAATAGAGATGAAGCTGCACGGTCTAAAGCAATTGCTGAGAGGAAGTTGATCGAAAAAGATTTTGCAGGGGCCAAAAAATTTGCAATGAAAGCCCATAATTTGTATCCTTGTATGGATGGTATTTCCCAGTTGTTGGCAACAATTGATGTCTATGTTTTTTCGGAAAAGAAACTGAATGGGGAAGCAGATTGGTATGGGGTACTTGGTGTGAATCCTCGAGATAGCGAAGATGTTGTGCGAAAAAAGTACAGGAAGTTGGTTCTCACGCTTCATCCTGATAAAAACAAAGCACAAGGAGCTGATGGGGCATTTATTCTTGTTTCTGAAGCTTGGGATGTGTTGTCAGATAAAACCAAGAGATCAGCATATGACAAGAAGATCTTCCAACCTCAGTGTGGTGGTTCATGGATACCACCAGCACCCAATAGTTTTTACAATTCTAAGAATGGTTCAAATATACCCAAGGATAGTAGTAATGCTCCTGTGGATAAACAGAAACCAGTTCCTACTGAATCTCCATTTGGTAAAGAGAAACCTACTGCTCATCCACCCCATAAATGCACATCAACTCGTAAACAAAAACCATCAACTGTCCCACCACCTGGTAAAAAGGCTTCATATACTAAAGAGAAGCAACCAACTGTTCCTCCACTTCGTAAACATGCTTCATCCAGTGAAGAGAAGCCGGCTACTGTTCCCCCTCCTCATAAAGCTGAACCTGGTGTAGCTTATCCTTCATCTAATATACCAAAACCAGATTCTGTATCATCTCATAAAGGGATACCACCATCAGTTTCCTCGCCTCATAAACACAAACCAAGTACAATACCTAATTCATCTTGCAAAAATCCAGCTGTTACTCTGTCATCTCATAGAGAGAGGCGACAAACTGTCCTTCCAACTCATAAATATAATTCAAGCACAAAAACAGTCCATGTTTCGTCTTATAAAAAAGAACGAAGTACAATGCATGCTCATGAAGAGAAACCACGTGGAGATCCTGTTACATCTCCAAAACGGAAGAGGGTTCCTGGTACTCCTGATCAATCTAAAGAACCAAAACAAACTGCAGGCTTTCTGTCGAGATGCAACGGATGTAAGATGCAATTTGAGTATCCCAGAATTAACATGA